TACCCAAGCATGGGAAACAGCGAGTCTTGGTACAGCCTTCTTTAATACGATGGTGATTACTGCATGTGCAGCCGTCCTGTTGATTATCTTTGGCTCGCTTGCAGCGTATCCTTTGGCGCGTTTGAATACGAGATTGAATAAGTTCGTTTATTTTCTTTTTATCGCTATCATGATTATTCCACCATTGACTGCACTTGTTCCGTTGTACCAGCTGGTCGTGGATATCGGGTTGATGAACACGAGGACGGTTGCCATTCTGAATAACTTGGCTGCGTTTCTTCCTTTGACGATTTTCTTATATGCGGGCTTCATCCGGTCGACTGTACCGAAGGAGCTGGAAGAGGCAGCAAAAATGGATGGGGCCAACACGTTGATGATTTTCTTCCGTGTTGTATTTCCACTTCTCAAGCCGATTACCGCGACGGTATTAATCATCTCCTGTGTATTTATCTGGAATGATTATCAATTTGCAATCTTCTTCCTTCAGGATAAAGAAGTACAGACACTGACGGTAGCCTTGGCCGGCTTCTTCGGGCAGAATCAAAACAACTTGAATCTGGTCGCCTCTGCTGCTCTTATGTCCATGCTTCCAATGACGATTCTATTTCTATTTCTACAGAAGTATTTTGTTGCTGGTCTATCTTCAGGATCTATTAAAGGCTAATCTATTAAGAGTTAGGAGAATATATCATGTCCAAAATTACATTCTTAGGTGCAGGAAGCACGATTTTCGCTAAAAACGTACTTGGTGACTGTATGCTCACTCCGAGTATTCAAGGATTTGAATTTGCCCTGTTCGATATCGACCAGCAGCGGTTGAGTGAGTCGGATCGAATGTTGAAAAACTTGAAAGAGAGTACGGGGAGTACCGTGACCGTGAAAGCTTATACGGATCGTAAAGAAGCTCTTCGTGGCGCCAAATATGTCATCAATGCGATTCAAGTTGGAGGGTATAAGCCAAGTACCGTAATCGACTTCGACATTCCGAAGAAATACGGCCTGCGTCAAACGATTGCAGACACGGTGGGGATTGGCGGGATATTCCGTGCTTTGCGCACGATTCCGGTAATGATGGATTTTGCTCAGGATATTGAGGAAGTTTGTCCAGACGCTCTCTTCCTTAATTATACGAACCCGATGGCCGCGCTTACAGGGGCAATGCTCCACCACACTTCCGTCCAAACGGTCGGCCTCTGCCACAGCGTTCAAGCAGCAGTACCCGAATTGTTTCGATCGTTAAATATGGATGATACGGACATCCAGTGGAAAATTGCCGGCATCAATCATATGGCATGGCTTCTTGAAGTGAAGAAGGACGGCAAAGATCTTTATCCGGAAATCAAAAGGCGTGCACAGGAAAAGCAGAAAGAGAAACATGATGATATGGTGCGTTTTGAATTGATGAACCGCTTCGGATACTATGTGACGGAATCGTCGGAACATAATGCGGAGTATCATCCGTACTTTATCAAAGGTCGTTATCCGGAATTGATTGAGCGGTTCCATATACCTCTCGATGAATATCCTCGCCGCTGTGTGAAGCAGATCAGCGATTGGGAGAAGATGAGGGAGGAAGTCGTGCATAATTCGAATTTGACCCATGAGCGGACACATGAATATGCTTCCTATATCATCGATGCGATGGAAACAGATCGTCCGTTCCGCCTTCATGGTAATGTATTAAATACAGGAGGACTTATTTCAAATCTTCCGAACAAGGCGGTCGTAGAGGTCCCCTGTCTTGTCGATAGAAATGGTGTCACTCCATGCCGTATCGGTGACTTGCCGGAGCAGTTGGCAGCCTTGAACCGCACGAATATAAATACCCAGCTGTTGACGATCGAAGCAGCTATCACCGGCAAGCGTGATCATATCTATCACGCCGCGATGCTCGATCCTCATACGGCTGCAGAGCTGTCGCTCGATGATATCGTCTCTCTTTGCGATGAGCTCATAGATGCGCACGGGGCTTGGATTCCAAAATTTGAAAAAAGTAATGTTCTTGTATAATTAAAGGAAGAACCGCAGGGGAAAATTCCTCTGCGGTTTTATCTATTAATGAATGGAAAGGTTTAAGAAGGATGGGTTTCGTCAAAAGTACACCAAGAGGAGGAAAACCTATGAAATCCACGAAAAGTTACAAAGAAAGGCTTAAGCAGTTAAATCCGAAGCAGGCAATAGAGAAAGGGCGCGCTCATTTCTCAGAAAAAGAGTATGGGGAGAAACTGCGCCGGTACAGTGGACGCCTCGGCGCGAAGGTCGTCTACTACAGCCTGCTCCTCTATTATGCCTTCCGAAAACCGGAAACGCCCAAGAAAGCGAAGCTCACGATTATGGGTGCCCTCGGTTATTTGATTCTTCCGGTAGACCTCATTCCGGACTTCATACCCGGTGTAGGTTTAGCGGATGACAGTGCCGTGATTGCCTATGCCATCTCCCAGATTATTTCCCATATTGATGAAGAGGTCGAGAGGAAAGCAGAACAGCGGGTCAGCAGGCTTTTCGGAAGGGACTTGGATGAAGAGGAGCGGACGCTTCCTCGGGCTGAGCGGTAGACTTTGTGCTTTAGCGATGCAGGAAAGTACGATATAATAGGCGTGTTTTGAGAAAAAGGAGAATGAACATGCCTTTGCAGACGAAGCCCTTGATAACCGATGGGGATTTTTTTCAACATTTAAATATAAAAAATAAATATAAACAGCCGTTCCGAGAATGTATGGTTCGTACAGCTGCGAAGCTGCTGGACACAACGACGAGTGAAAGCCGTCCGGGTATGCTTCTCGGTAAGGTACAGTCCGGGAAGACGAGGACGTTCCTTGGGGTGATGGGACTGATGTATGATAACGGATTCGATGTCGTCATCCTGTTGACGAAAGGAACGAATGCGCTCGTCAGACAGACATGCAGCCGGTTAGAGGAGGAGTTCGAAGCTCCGCTGAAGGCGGACGCCATGCGGGTGTATGACATTATGAAAATGCCGGATCGACTTTCTAAATATGAATGGTCTCAGAAGCTGGCATTTGTCGTAAAAAAGGAAACCCGCAATCTCGATCGATTGAAGGAAACCATGATTGAGAAGTATCCGGAGCTAGCCGGAAAACGCGTACTGTTCATCGATGATGAAGCGGATTTCGCAAGTGTTGCCTATGAACATAAGCGGGATCAGAACATTACCGAGCTGCGAGTCATCGCAACAAAAATCAATGAACTGCGGCAGTTGCTTGCCCAACCGGCATTTCTTCAGGTAACGGCGACACCGTATTCTCTCTATCTGCAGCCGGAAGACTTAACGTTCCATAAAGGGAAGGTGTTCGAACCGGTCCGGCCTGCGTTCACGGAATTAGTCCCTGTTCACGACCGGTATATCGGAGGGGAAGTCTACTTCGAAATGAGTGAGCAGGAAGGTCATCTTGCTTCCTATCTTTTTCATCCGGTCGAGGAGAAAGAGCTGGAAGTAATGAAGAAAATGGACGGACGCCGTGTGAAGATGGACCGTCTGCTCACCCAGAAGTCTATTGCGAATATCCGTCATGCCGTCATGAACTTCCTTGTAGGCGCAAGCATTCGCCGCTGGCAGCAGCGGGCGATGGGGCAGAAGCGGAAGAAGTATGCCTTTATCATCCACACGGAACGAGGGAAAAGCGCCCACAGCTGGCAGGCGGAATTGATGGAAGGGTTCCGGACGCTTCTGACCGCGGAAGCGGAAAAGCAGTCCGAATTGTTCCGGGAATTGATCCGCACCTCTTTTGTGGGAATCATTCGTTCCGTAAGTAAGTTGAAGAAGCATCCGGTCCCTGAGTTTCCTGATATTTATGAAGAGGTACGCCATTCCCTGCTTGAGGAGCATCTGGTCAGCAGTGTCGTCAACTCGGAAAGGGATATCCGTGATTTGCTTGATGATCAGGGAGAATTGCAGCTGCGCGCCCCGATGAACATTTTTATTGGTGGACAGATTCTGGACCGTGGAGTGACCGTTCATCATTTGATCGGCTTCTTCTATGGAAGGAACCCGAAATCTTTTCAACAGGATACAGTTCTCCAACATTCAAGAATGTACGGAGCCCGTCCTGTCGCAGATCTTGCTGTTACCCGTTTCTATACGACGGTAAAGATTTATGATGTGATGAAGAGGATTCATGAATTTGACGCAGAGCTGCGCCGTGTCTTTGAGAAAGGCGGACATCAGCAGGGCGTTGTCTTCATACAAAGGGATGGAAAGGAAGAGATCCTGCCTTGCAGCCCTAATAAGATCATGCTCTCCAGTCTGACAATGATCAAACCGCATAAAAGGATCCTTCCGATAGGCTTCCAGACGGGATACAAAACGAATATTCAAAAGCATATTCATACTTTGGACAAGCTGATAGATAAGGCGAAGGTGTCTGCTGTCCGGGAAGAAAACGGAGCCTTCCTCATCCGTAAATCCGAAGCTAAAGAGATGCTTCGGATTGTGTATGAAACGCTGGAAATGGAAGAAGGGTACACGTTCCACCTGGATGAGTATGAAGCGTTGATTGATTACCTTTGTGCAGAATCCGATAACGGTGACTATGTATGGTTGTTATCCCGCACTCATCGACAGGTGAAGCGGTTCAAGAAGGATGGGAAGTTCGAAAACTCTCCGGATACTCCAGGTAAAGGCAGCGGAGAGCTTGCATTGGCAAGAAAAGTGGCGGAAAGCTCCCCCGCACTCCTGATGTTGAGACAGGAAGGAAAGAAAGAGAACGGGTGGCGGGGAAGTCCGTTCTGGTGGCCTGTCCTCATTGCCCAGGCCCGAATCGCCCCAACGGTCTATGCGGATAAAATCATAAAATAACAGCGTATGAAAAACTCCGAACGGTCACTCCGTTCGGGGTTTGTTTTTTTCTCATAAGGTGGGAAGAGAAGAAGGAGGAACTTTGGCCGATTTCTCGGATGCTGATGTATAATAGGAATATATACCTGGTATGCAGGATCGGGAAGCAAAGGGGAGAAAGTTCATGCATGAAGAAATACTGGGACAGTATAATTGGTGGCTGGTGGTCTTATCCATCGCCGTCTCCATTCTGTCTTCATATACAGCACTGCTCCTCGTAAGGAGGATGATGCAGACGGAAGGAGCTGTCCGCTGGAAGTGGCTGCTTATCGGAAGTTTGACCTTCGGAGTGGGTATTTGGTCGATGCATTTCGTCGCCATGCTCGCGTACAAAATGGATATGGTCGTTACCTATAAAGCATGGGGAGTAACGCTTAGTGTTATAGCAGCAATATTCTCCAGTTTTCTCGCCTTCTATCTTATCAGCAGGAAAGAGAGAAGATGGTTTCATCATATCTTGGGGAGTGTCCTGATCGGACTGAGTATCGTCTCCATGCATTATATAGGGATGGACGCGATGGAAATGGGGATGCGTATTGAGTATGACCCCCTTTGGGTCGCCCTATCCATTGGTATCGCATTGGCTGCCTCTTTTGCTGCACTCCAATTATTTACGATCTCTGCGAACGTAAAGAGAGAAGAAGCCGACTATACCAATTTAAAATGGTGGGGAAGTTCTTTAGGCATGGGAGCAGCCATTTCCGGCATGCATTATACAGGAATGTATTCGGCCTCTTTCCATCCAATGGAGGAAGAAAAAATTTCCTCCGCAGTACCGGTGATCGATCCGACTCTTCTCGGTTTGTGTATCGCTTTTGGTGTCATGGCGACCATCGGTTTTCTCATTAAGTTGATTGCATTTGATACGAAGATGGAGTCCACGACCGACCGTCTTCATTTGGCGAATCAGATGTACAAGTCCATCGTGGAGTCAGCGAACGATGCGGTGATCACTTCGGATGCGTCGGGTCGTGTCCTCTCTTGGAACAGGGCTGCGGAACGGATTTTCGGTCACAGAAAAGAAGATATGTACGGAAAAAGTCTTCGGAAGCTCACTCCGGGTCCCTACGAAGAAGGTGACCTTTCTAAAATGGTTCAAGTAATCGGAAGGACAGTAGAGCTGGAGGGGCTGCATAAAGCCGGCCATACGTTTCCTGTCGAATTGTCACTGGCTAAGATCGATGACCATGGAAAGGTCTTTTACATAGGCATCATTCGCGATATAACCGAAAGAAAGGAAGCTCATGCAAGGATACAAGAGCTCGTTTTCAAGGATGATTTGACTCAGCTGCCAAACCGTCGTGCGTTGTATGAATATTTGTTTGAATCCATGCAGAAGGAAAAGAGCGATGCTTCGTCGGCTGTCATGTTCCTTGACTTGGATCGCTTCAAACATGTGAACGATGTGTATGGTCATAGGATCGGTGATTTACTTCTGAGCGAAACGGCCGAAAGGATGAGAGGCTGTCTCGACGAGGAGGATTTACTTGTCAGGCAGAGTGGAGATGAATTCGTCGTTGTTCTACCGGAGCCTTCTGAGGGAGAAGCCCGCAGGAAGGCTGAAAGCATCATGAAAGCAATGGCTTTGCCATTTCTTATTGATGACCGGGAAATCTACATGTCTGTATCTATTGGAATCTCGCTCTTTCCGAAAGATGGACATGATTCGGAGCTTATATTGAAGCATGCCGATACTGCGATGTATCAGGCGAAGCAAAGCGGTGGAAATCAATATGTCTTCTTCACGAATCAAATCAGTGCCATGATTTCAAGGAAAGTACAGCTGGAAGCAGGTCTTAGAAAAGCAGTGGAGAGAGGCGAAATAGAGGTTCATTATCAGCCTCAGATTAAAGTCAGTACGGGGGATGTGATTGGATTTGAAGCATTAGTAAGATGGCGTCACCCGCATCTGGGTATGATATCCCCGGCTGAATTCATCCCTATTGCAGAAGAAACGAAGCTCATCATTCCTTTGGGGGAACTGGTATTGCGGGAGGCCTGTGTTCAATTTCAGAAATGGGTGGACGCAGGGTATAAAGTAGAACGGATTGCAGTCAATCTTTCTTCGGTTCAGTTTCGCCAGCCCTCCTTCTTAAAGGTTGTAGAAAGAGTGATGGAAGAAACGGGAATGGCTCCCCGACACTTGGAGTTTGAGTTAACGGAATCTATTGTACAGGATTCTGAAACCGCGATTCCCGTCATGCATGAACTTAAACGACGGGGGTTCACTCTTTCTTTGGATGATTTCGGTACCGGATATTCTTCTCTCAGCTATCTTAAAGACTTCCCGCTCGACACCCTGAAAATCGACAAATCGTTTATACAGACGATAAATGAAAACTATAAGGAACGTGCGGTCGTTGATGCTATTATCAGTATCGCTGCCAAGCTTGATCTCTCTGTCATTGCAGAGGGGGTAGAAACACTCGAGCAGCTCGAATATTTACAAGGAGTCGGATGTGAAGAGTACCAGGGATATTATTTCAGCCCTCCGCTTTCCAGTGAAAAAGTGTGGACTCTACTGAAAAAGTGTGCGCTTAGTCAATAATAGGAACTCCTGTATAAGCTGGAGTTCCTAGATGAACGCGATTGAGAACGAAATATTACACAGGCAGTAGAAAAAATGTATACCTGATGGTAAAATATGTATCATACATAGAGGTTAGGGTAGGTGCATGATACGTCTAAACCCTCCTAAAACGTTGTGCAGGTGCTCTTCTGTCTTAGGGTAACTTGCTCTGTTTTAAGAGGGAAGTGGATGAATGATTGTTCGTTATGTCGAATGATGGAAAGAGAAGGATCTGATTTTGTCTAACTATGGGAGGTTTTACGAAAGATGATTCGAGTAATGATTGTAGACGATCATGCTGTGCTGCGTGATGGAATCGCCCTTGTCTTCCAGTTGGAGAAGGATATGGAAGTCGTTGCTCAGGCAGGTACTGCGGAGGAAGTAAGAAGGAAGGTGCCGATTGTCCAACCGGATATTCTATTGATGGACATCCATCTTCAGGAGGAGTCGGGGATTGAGCTTACCAGGTTTATAAGGGATGAATACCCTGATATGAAAGTGTTGATGCTAACGATTGAGGATGAAGAAATGTATTTGAAGCAAGCACTGCAAGCGGGGGCCTCCGGTTATTTATTGAAGGAAACATCAAGTGAAGAGCTGATCCACGGAGTCCGAAACGTGTACAAAGGCTACTGCGTGATCCCTCCTTCCATGACGGCCCATTTGTTAACAGATAAAACGGGCGGCCGTCATACAAAGAAGCCCTCTACGCTTACACAGCGGGAACAGGAAGTACTTCAGGAACTTGTCAAAGGCTTTACGAACAAAGAAATAGCACACTCCTTGTTTATCAGCGATAAAACAGTGAAAATTCATATCAGTAATATCTATCGGAAGCTTCAGGTGAAAAGTCGTTCTCAGGCGATCCTCTATGCAGTCAGAAATCAGTTGCTGCTGCCGATAGAATCTTTTGAGTGACCCTCCATTTTTGGAGGGTTTTTTCTTTTTTGGAGCAGGCTACTACTTTTGGTATAGATCCGTCTTACAACCTATGTCGTATGCAAATATACCGGATGGAGAATGGTAACGTCGAGGAATGTAGAGGATGATAGATATAAGACATTAGAGTTTGGGAGGTTCTTATGAAACGGAAACAAAGAAGCAAGATCGTTCCTCTGATCCTCCCTGTTTTATACATACCCATGTTCTTCTCCTTGTCAGCTCATTTGGTATCCGGTACAGAAGCTTCGTTCCATGATTATGAGAAGCGATCTATAACGATCGAAACGGCTTCGGTTTTTCCGGAAGCTGCTCAGGAGACGGTGGAGGACATCAGGGAAGCATACGAGCAAGCTGCGTCTCTATACGATGATATACAGGCCGCAGACCATTCTTTGGCAGAATTGAAGGAAAGTGTGCAGGAGTTTGAACGGGCAGCCGATGTTTACGAGAGTTTGTATGAGAAGGCTCTCCATGCTTGGGCAGGGCAGGATGATATCGACTATGTGTCGGAAGCATTTATGGACTTAGACACCCTCCATATGGAGTACGCCAAAATGGACAGCCGTTCCTTACAAGCGCTGGTAGAGGAGAAAGGAAAGGCGGAGGAAGAAGAGAAGCGACAGAAGGAAGTAGAGAAAAAGAAAGCAGAACAGGAAAAGGCAAAAGAACAACAGGAAGTTCAGGGCCGGAAAGAAACGGAAGTGGAAAAAGAAAAGGAAAAATCACCATCACAGCCTTCGGTTGAGACAGAGCAAACGGAAGCAGAGGAGAATGCAGAGGCGGAGCCATCCCATACAGAAAACATGGAGACAGAAGAAACAGACAGCCCTGCAGATACGGAAATGACGGAAGGTGAATTACAGGAAGAGAAGGAAAAGGAGGATGCTTCATGAAAACGGCATTACGCATGATTTATAAGACGTTATCCGTGACTGCTGTTGGTTTGATTGTTGCTTTGGCAATCGTCGTCATTGCGGTCAAGGCGAGCGGCGGCGAGCCTACACTATTCGGCTATCAAATGAAGACGGTGCTGTCAGGATCGATGGAACCTACGTTTCAGACCGGGTCTGTGATCGCGATTGAAATGACGGAAGATCCGTCTGTTTATAAGGAAGGGGACGTCCTTACTTTCATTGATAAAAAGGAGCAGGTCGTCACACACCGGGTGATAGACGTACAGGAGGCCGGCGGGGATGTTTTGTACACGACGCAGGGAGACAATAACGACGGCGCGGATCTCGATCCAGTCCTTTCCGGGAATGTCCTTGGCTCCTATACCGGTTTCACAATTCCTTACCTCGGCTTCGTCCTTAATTATGCCGGGTCCAAAATGGGATCGGCTTTGCTGCTATTCGTCCCAGGTATCCTATTGTTCTTATACGGCGGTTTGACTTTTAGAAAAGCCGTAGTTGATTTCAAGAAACAGCATGAACAGACAGAACCTGCACAAAGGTGATCCATTTCTTATGTTTTTCTACATAAGAGTCTAATCATATAAGGAGGAGATGTCATGAGTTTTTTCAAGAAGGTTAGTGCTGGTGTGGTGACTGCATCTTTAGGTCTATCTTTGATGGGAGGAGGGACATATGCGTATTTCAGTGATACGGAAGAGACGAGTAACACATTCGGGTTAGGGACACTGGATGTTTCCGTGGATCCGGAGGTTATCGTTGATATCGATAATTTGAAGCCCGGCGATACGGTGCTTCGTGAATTTAAACTGGGTAACGAAGGAACGCTTGATATCAAGTCTATCAATCTACTGACAGACTACAGTGTGACGGATGCTGCCGGTGATAATGCCGGAGAAGATATGGGAGATCATATCCGGGTGAACTTCCTCTGGAACTGGGACAAGGAGAGCGAGCCTGTATTTCAGACGACTTTAAGCGAGCTCCAAGCGATGGATCCAGATACAGTAGCTAAAGACGTATTTGATCCTCTATGGAAGCAGCGCGGGGGACTTGATGTCGGTGCAGAAGACACACTTTGGGTGCAATTTGAATTCGTCGATAATGGAGAGGACCAGAATGTGTTCCAGGGTGACAGCATGAATCTCACATGGAAATTCCAGGCGAATCAGGAAGACGGCGTCGATCACGAATAAATGAATACCAGCCATTCTTTTAAAAAAATCGAGGAGTGATGGAATGAAGAAACGAGTCGTTACGTCGACACTGGCCTTGACACTGGCTTTAAGTGGTTTCGGTTTCGGAGCAGGGAGCGTCTCTGCAGAAGAGGCAGCGAAGGTGAAGAACAATGATACCTACGGCACACCATCGTATATCATAGAAAAGTGGGAAATGCCGAAGATGAAGGCGGCTTCCAGTGAGAAAGCAACAGTCGAAAGCATCGCTCTTTCTTATCTGAACTATAAGAATGATTTGTTTAAGCTGAAAGGGAACAGCAAGGACAACTTCCAAGTGCTTGATACTTTAAAGGATGAAGAGAACGGGACATCCCATGTAAGGTTGATCGAACAATATGACGGCGTACCTGTATATGGGGCACATCAGACGGTGGCGTTGAACGATAAGAAAGAAGTGCAGGCTTTCTTTGGTCAAGTCGTTCCCAATCTGGAAGCGAAAGAGCTGGATTCCAAACCGGAACTGACGGATAAGGAAGCAGTAGAGATTGCCAAGGCTTCCATTGAGGACGAAATCGGAAAAGTAGAAGCATATGATGCGGAGCCGTCCAGTGATTTGTATTTCTATGAATATGAAGGTGATTTCCACCTTGCGTTCTTAGTGAAAGCCTCCACTTCTGAGCCGGCACCGGGATACTTCCATTATTTCGTTGACGCTAAAACAGGTGACATTGTGAACCATTATAATGCCATCGACCATGTCAAAGCGTTCGGTGAAGAAGTAAATGGAGACAAGGCAATGTTCGAAGCCGTTTACGAAGAGGGAAGCTATTACTTGTTCGATGAAACGAGGGGCGATGGCATCCACACATTTGACGCTTTAAATATGGATCCGTTCCTCTTCAATCTATTCTCCCAGCTGTTGGGCTATCATGGAGATGAAGTGACAAGCGACCATAAGTTCTTCAGCGATCCGGCTGCGGTCAGTGCCCATAAGAATGCCGGCATTGTCTATGACTACTTCAAAGATACCTTCGACCGCGATTCCTTTGATGACGAAGGTGCGCGGATGATTTCTTCTGTCCATGTCGGAGATAAGTGGAATAATGCCGCATGGAACGGCGTGCAGATGATGTACGGCGACGGTGACGGGGAAACATACCTTCCATTCTCCGGAGCAGTCGATGTCATTGCCCATGAATTGGCGCATGCTGTCACAGACCGGTCTGCGGATCTTGTTTATCAGGATGAACCAGGGGCACTCAATGAATCGATGTCGGACATTTTCGGAGCGATGGTCGACCGGGACGACTGGTTGATGGGGGAAGAAGTAGGCGTCGACGGTGAGCCGCTTCGTTCTATGGAAGACCCGTCCTCTATTCCACATCCATTCTATCCGGATCGAGGATATCCGGATCACTACAGCGAATTATACACAGGCGATCTGGATAACGGAGGCGTTCACATCAATTCGAGTATCAATAACAAAGCGGCGTATCTCCTTGCAGAAGGCGGTACGCACTATGATATCGAGGTTGAAGGAGTAGGGCGCGACGCCACGGAGCAGATCTACTACCGTGCCTTAACGAAATATTTAACAGCGACTTCCGATTTCAGCATGATGAGACAAGCAGCCATTCAATCGGCGATCGATCTTTACGGAGAGGGCTCCCAGGAGGTCACGTCCGTTAACCAGGCGTACGACGCAGTCGGCATCCAATAAAAAGAAAGGAGCTTTTCCAAATGGAAAGGCTCCTTTTGGTATATAATAGGAAAAGGCGCGTCCCACATTTTTTACATATTTACAACAATATGCGTAATCATCCTGCTTTGAAACCCGGTATGACAAGGTTCGTGATAGTTACAAAAATGTCACGCTGAAGCAGGAGCGGTTCGAATATGTTTACAATGGAACGGGACATGTTACAATGACTAGCAGAATGATGCAAAGGAGACATGACATTGAATAAGAAATGGTTATTGGCATTAGTACTTGCTGCATTCGTCGGATTGCTCGCGGCATGTGGCGACAATAGTGAATCATCTGATGATAAAGATAAAGAGAAACAATCTTCGGAACAAGCGGAAGCACCGGAGCCGGATTTGAAGAATATCCCTGACGTTGTGGCAGAAGTGAACGGTGAGAAGATCGAGAAGAAAGAATTTGAAAACACGTATAAGAGTCAGTTCCAAATGGCAGCCATGCAGGCACAAATGTCAGGACAGGAGCTGGATCAGGACCAACTGAAGAAGAGTCTTGCAGAAAGCATGGTTGGTCAGGAGCTGCTGATTCAAGAAGCGGATAATCGTGAACTGACAGCGTCCGAAGAAGAGATTAACAAGAGAATTGATGAAATCGTCGAACAGCAGCCTCAAGTGAAAGATAAAGAAGACTTCATGAAGCAGCTGAAAGACAACGGCGGCATGGATGAAAAAGAAGTCATGTCCCAATTGGAAACTCAGGTGAAAGTCGATAAGCTGATTGCAGAAGAAGCTGGAGATACAGAGCCTTCGGAAGAAGAAGTGAAGAAAGCTTACGACGACATGAAGAAAAGTCAAGAGGACGCAGAAACCAAGCAGGAAGTGCCTGCTTATGAAGACGTGAAACCTCAAATTCAGCAGTCTCTCAAACAGCAGAAAGAAAGCGAAGCGACTCAGAAAATTGTAGACGATCTTCGTGAAAAAGCAGAAGTCAAAGTGAATATCTAATAAAAAATGCCGGGCCCTGTTGGTCCGGCATTTTTTGTGCAGCTAAAGCCTTCAGCCGAACTGTGCTTCATGAAGGCGGCTGTATATACCTTCTGTTGCAAGCAGCTCTTTGTGGCTTCCTTGCTCTGCAATACCATCTTTCGTTACGACCATGATACGGTCGGCATTCTTAATAGTCGCCAACCTGTGGGCGATGACGAGTGTCGTTCTGCCTTCCGTCAATTCATCCAATGACTTTTGGATGGCTACTTCCGTTTCCGTATCCAACGCTGATGTGGCTTCATCGAGAATAAGGATCGGTGGGTTTTTCAAGAACATCCTGGCGATGGCGAGACGCTGTTTTTGGCCGCCGGAAAGCTTAACGCCTCGTTCACCGATCACAGTATCGAGTCCATGAGGCTGCTGTTGAATGAAGTCGTCCAGCCTTGCTCGTAGGGATGCTTCCATAATCTCTTCATCCGTTGCATCCAGATTTCCGTAGGCGATGTTTTCGCGGATCGTCCCGGAGAACAGGAAAACATCCTGCTGCACGATTCCAATTTGACTGCGTAGTGATGTCAGCTGAATGTCACGGATGTCGGTTCCGTCTACGGTGATCCCTCCATCCAAAATTTCGTAAAACCTCGGAAGCAGGCTGCATAACGTCGTCTTACCGGCACCGGACGGCCCGACAAAAGCGACAGTTTCTCCGGAATCAATCGTTAAGTTG
This sequence is a window from Bacillus sp. SB49. Protein-coding genes within it:
- a CDS encoding response regulator; translated protein: MIRVMIVDDHAVLRDGIALVFQLEKDMEVVAQAGTAEEVRRKVPIVQPDILLMDIHLQEESGIELTRFIRDEYPDMKVLMLTIEDEEMYLKQALQAGASGYLLKETSSEELIHGVRNVYKGYCVIPPSMTAHLLTDKTGGRHTKKPSTLTQREQEVLQELVKGFTNKEIAHSLFISDKTVKIHISNIYRKLQVKSRSQAILYAVRNQLLLPIESFE
- a CDS encoding CalY family protein; translated protein: MSFFKKVSAGVVTASLGLSLMGGGTYAYFSDTEETSNTFGLGTLDVSVDPEVIVDIDNLKPGDTVLREFKLGNEGTLDIKSINLLTDYSVTDAAGDNAGEDMGDHIRVNFLWNWDKESEPVFQTTLSELQAMDPDTVAKDVFDPLWKQRGGLDVGAEDTLWVQFEFVDNGEDQNVFQGDSMNLTWKFQANQEDGVDHE
- a CDS encoding M4 family metallopeptidase, coding for MKKRVVTSTLALTLALSGFGFGAGSVSAEEAAKVKNNDTYGTPSYIIEKWEMPKMKAASSEKATVESIALSYLNYKNDLFKLKGNSKDNFQVLDTLKDEENGTSHVRLIEQYDGVPVYGAHQTVALNDKKEVQAFFGQVVPNLEAKELDSKPELTDKEAVEIAKASIEDEIGKVEAYDAEPSSDLYFYEYEGDFHLAFLVKASTSEPAPGYFHYFVDAKTGDIVNHYNAIDHVKAFGEEVNGDKAMFEAVYEEGSYYLFDETRGDGIHTFDALNMDPFLFNLFSQLLGYHGDEVTSDHKFFSDPAAVSAHKNAGIVYDYFKDTFDRDSFDDEGARMISSVHVGDKWNNAAWNGVQMMYGDGDGETYLPFSGAVDVIAHELAHAVTDRSADLVYQDEPGALNESMSDIFGAMVDRDDWLMGEEVGVDGEPLRSMEDPSSIPHPFYPDRGYPDHYSELYTGDLDNGGVHINSSINNKAAYLLAEGGTHYDIEVEGVGRDATEQIYYRALTKYLTATSDFSMMRQAAIQSAIDLYGEGSQEVTSVNQAYDAVGIQ
- a CDS encoding bifunctional diguanylate cyclase/phosphodiesterase; this translates as MHEEILGQYNWWLVVLSIAVSILSSYTALLLVRRMMQTEGAVRWKWLLIGSLTFGVGIWSMHFVAMLAYKMDMVVTYKAWGVTLSVIAAIFSSFLAFYLISRKERRWFHHILGSVLIGLSIVSMHYIGMDAMEMGMRIEYDPLWVALSIGIALAASFAALQLFTISANVKREEADYTNLKWWGSSLGMGAAISGMHYTGMYSASFHPMEEEKISSAVPVIDPTLLGLCIAFGVMATIGFLIKLIAFDTKMESTTDRLHLANQMYKSIVESANDAVITSDASGRVLSWNRAAERIFGHRKEDMYGKSLRKLTPGPYEEGDLSKMVQVIGRTVELEGLHKAGHTFPVELSLAKIDDHGKVFYIGIIRDITERKEAHARIQELVFKDDLTQLPNRRALYEYLFESMQKEKSDASSAVMFLDLDRFKHVNDVYGHRIGDLLLSETAERMRGCLDEEDLLVRQSGDEFVVVLPEPSEGEARRKAESIMKAMALPFLIDDREIYMSVSIGISLFPKDGHDSELILKHADTAMYQAKQSGGNQYVFFTNQISAMISRKVQLEAGLRKAVERGEIEVHYQPQIKVSTGDVIGFEALVRWRHPHLGMISPAEFIPIAEETKLIIPLGELVLREACVQFQKWVDAGYKVERIAVNLSSVQFRQPSFLKVVERVMEETGMAPRHLEFELTESIVQDSETAIPVMHELKRRGFTLSLDDFGTGYSSLSYLKDFPLDTLKIDKSFIQTINENYKERAVVDAIISIAAKLDLSVIAEGVETLEQLEYLQGVGCEEYQGYYFSPPLSSEKVWTLLKKCALSQ
- the sipW gene encoding signal peptidase I SipW, which gives rise to MKTALRMIYKTLSVTAVGLIVALAIVVIAVKASGGEPTLFGYQMKTVLSGSMEPTFQTGSVIAIEMTEDPSVYKEGDVLTFIDKKEQVVTHRVIDVQEAGGDVLYTTQGDNNDGADLDPVLSGNVLGSYTGFTIPYLGFVLNYAGSKMGSALLLFVPGILLFLYGGLTFRKAVVDFKKQHEQTEPAQR